The Streptomyces sp. ALI-76-A nucleotide sequence TGGTGGAGCAGCTGCTGGATGTCTTGCTGGCACCTGGCGGCGGCCTGCCTGCCCGCGCGGCGGCGGCCCCGACGGGGCACCGGCTCAGGTTGCGCAGCGGTGCCGCCTTCGGCTACCGGCCTGTACCCGGCATCCCTGCCGGCCCATGACAGCACTGGGTTCTCCACTCAGACCCGCGTCGAGACCGTGACAGACCCCCACAGAGCAGCCCGGCCCGGCCTGTTGGTCGGCCACCGCGCCGTCGACGGCATCTGGGTCCTCACCCTGCACGGCGACATCGACCACGACGTCAAAGGCGATCTCACCAAGGCCCTGCTGTCCTTCGACAGCGCGACCCCGCCACGGACCGTGGTCGACCTCAGCGGGGTCACCTTCATGGACTCCGCCGGCATCAACGTCTTCCTCACCGCCCACCAGGCCATGACCGACGCACAGGGATGGCTGCGTATCGCCGGCGCCCAGCCATCGGTGCTGCGGCTGCTTGAACTCGTCGGCGTGGACCGGGTCATCTCCTGCCACCCCACCGTCGAGCAGGCCTTGACCGACTGACCCGCCGCCGTGCCCTGCGTGTTACCCGGCTTCACCATCTGATGTATCCGGCCGGCGTGAGCGGCACTGCACGGCCGCCTCCAGTTCCCGCAGTGGCGGAAGTCCCCTGTGCACCTGGTGCATGGCCCTGGTGAGGGAGAAGTGGGGCCCCGGCGTGCGCCACACCAGCACCCGCGCTCAGGCCCTGCCCGGGCGATCATGACGCCCGGCCGAGCCCGATAGCGTCAGGCGGCGGCGATGCCGGCGAGGGCGCTCTGCAGCCGGCGGACCGCGTCCTCGGCTTCCACGTACTGCTGAAGAGCCGGAACGACGGCACCGAAGGTACGGCCGTCCTCGGCAGGCACAGCGCGCCAGTGCAGCACCGGCGTCAGGACGGTGGCAACTGCGCCGAGAAACC carries:
- a CDS encoding STAS domain-containing protein, with product MTDPHRAARPGLLVGHRAVDGIWVLTLHGDIDHDVKGDLTKALLSFDSATPPRTVVDLSGVTFMDSAGINVFLTAHQAMTDAQGWLRIAGAQPSVLRLLELVGVDRVISCHPTVEQALTD